The following are encoded together in the Halopiger aswanensis genome:
- a CDS encoding Hsp20/alpha crystallin family protein produces MTLKDLGRSVGNALYRQVGRANGQVQRHRSLPVDVLENETAYLVVFDAPGAEPDDVQVRYLSGSVRIHIERFREFREGYEMRFPGRGMELEGEAELPSDALVNPDAGTATLTESGTVRIEIPKADSATDTTAEADEDIVSADRTDSGSEAGRPEPGAETEGVTVDD; encoded by the coding sequence GTGACCCTCAAAGACCTCGGTCGATCGGTCGGTAACGCGCTCTATCGGCAGGTCGGGCGCGCCAACGGACAGGTCCAGCGCCACCGCTCGCTGCCGGTCGACGTCCTCGAGAACGAGACCGCCTACCTCGTCGTCTTCGACGCACCCGGGGCCGAACCTGACGACGTCCAGGTCCGGTACCTGAGTGGCAGCGTCAGAATCCACATCGAACGGTTCCGCGAGTTCCGCGAGGGGTACGAGATGCGGTTCCCCGGCCGCGGGATGGAACTCGAGGGCGAGGCCGAGTTACCCTCTGACGCGCTCGTCAACCCCGATGCGGGGACGGCGACGCTGACCGAGAGCGGGACCGTTCGGATCGAGATTCCGAAAGCAGACTCGGCAACCGATACAACTGCTGAGGCCGACGAAGACATCGTCAGCGCCGACCGCACCGACAGCGGGTCCGAGGCGGGACGGCCCGAACCCGGCGCCGAAACCGAAGGGGTCACCGTCGACGACTGA
- a CDS encoding NAD(P)/FAD-dependent oxidoreductase, producing the protein MSGDGTPSAPESELAVGADAFTQQGAGLEIAVVGAGAVGATAAYDLAREGADVTLYDRGSVASGSSGRAAGICYDAFADPLDAEIAGDAIERFRALSGDDTFPFVECPYVWLAREGDDERASAVREQVERMQDNGVVALEMDADALADRFPTLRADDVEVAAIAGAAGYTDPAKYTACLAAAADGAGATLAPDTPVEVRTDPSRVVLEDGTEREVDAVLVAAGAHTKRVLADAGVPIAMKPYRVQALVASVDGGNETGAAGPLEEPTCYDATGGFYVRPHPDGVLAGDGTEEVEADPDDYERDADPDFPADLLERVRHRFPDHEFEVDRSWAGLCTATPDRDPLVGRLEDGLYVATGFQGHGFMRAPAIGARVAGEILGGDGIDAFDPTRFDGDEEFGINEGMTIDWEDEP; encoded by the coding sequence ATGAGCGGCGACGGGACGCCATCGGCGCCGGAATCCGAACTCGCCGTCGGTGCCGACGCGTTCACCCAGCAGGGTGCGGGGCTCGAGATCGCCGTCGTCGGGGCCGGCGCCGTGGGTGCGACGGCGGCCTACGACCTCGCCCGCGAGGGCGCGGACGTGACGCTGTACGACCGCGGGTCGGTCGCCAGCGGCTCGAGCGGCCGCGCCGCGGGGATCTGCTACGACGCCTTCGCGGACCCGCTCGACGCCGAGATCGCGGGCGACGCGATTGAGCGCTTCCGGGCGCTGTCGGGCGACGACACCTTCCCGTTCGTCGAGTGCCCCTACGTCTGGCTCGCCCGCGAGGGTGACGACGAGCGCGCGAGTGCCGTCCGCGAACAGGTCGAGCGGATGCAGGACAACGGCGTCGTCGCCCTCGAGATGGACGCCGATGCGCTGGCGGACCGGTTCCCGACGCTTCGCGCGGACGACGTCGAAGTTGCCGCAATCGCGGGCGCGGCGGGCTACACCGATCCGGCGAAGTACACGGCCTGTCTCGCCGCCGCGGCCGACGGCGCCGGCGCGACGCTCGCGCCCGACACGCCGGTCGAGGTGCGGACCGATCCCTCGCGGGTCGTGCTCGAGGACGGGACGGAGCGCGAGGTCGACGCCGTGCTCGTGGCGGCCGGCGCGCACACGAAGCGGGTGCTCGCGGACGCCGGCGTGCCGATCGCGATGAAACCGTATCGGGTGCAGGCGCTGGTTGCGAGCGTCGACGGCGGTAACGAAACCGGCGCGGCTGGCCCCCTCGAGGAACCCACCTGCTACGACGCCACCGGCGGCTTCTACGTCCGCCCTCACCCCGACGGCGTCCTCGCCGGCGACGGCACCGAGGAGGTCGAAGCCGATCCGGACGACTACGAGCGCGACGCCGATCCCGACTTCCCCGCCGATCTGCTCGAGCGCGTCCGTCACCGGTTCCCCGACCACGAGTTCGAGGTCGATCGGTCGTGGGCCGGACTCTGTACGGCGACGCCCGATCGCGATCCGCTCGTGGGTCGACTCGAGGACGGCCTCTACGTCGCGACGGGGTTCCAGGGACACGGCTTCATGCGGGCGCCGGCGATCGGCGCACGCGTCGCTGGGGAAATACTCGGCGGTGACGGGATCGACGCCTTCGATCCGACGCGGTTCGACGGCGACGAAGAATTCGGAATCAACGAGGGGATGACGATCGACTGGGAGGACGAGCCGTAG
- a CDS encoding MarR family transcriptional regulator — MSMSTAEDRDVAAEETLSEEEYRDRLRDLPPSAKLVAKVLETDSPLSQGQLAEESLLPDRTVRYALNRLEDVDLVGSRYSFRDARKQVYYLKH, encoded by the coding sequence ATGAGCATGAGTACCGCAGAGGACCGCGACGTCGCTGCCGAGGAGACGCTGTCGGAGGAGGAATACCGCGACCGCCTTCGCGATCTGCCACCGAGCGCGAAGTTGGTCGCGAAGGTGCTGGAGACCGATTCACCGCTCTCACAGGGGCAACTCGCCGAAGAATCGCTACTTCCCGACCGTACCGTCCGCTACGCGCTGAATCGACTCGAGGACGTCGACCTCGTCGGGTCTCGCTACAGTTTCCGCGACGCCCGCAAGCAAGTGTACTACCTGAAACACTAA
- a CDS encoding class I SAM-dependent methyltransferase, with protein MKGQEWYQADDVAEEYDDKRFSKGGQLIDRREKQAVLEAIMPVEDRSILEIACGTGRFTVMLAEQGADVVGLDISAAMLQQGRTKAQNADPAGTLEFLRGDAGRLPFPDDHFDTVIAMRFFHLADDPEAFLREMRRVSREQIVFDTFNRFSARSVYNWALPMGSRLYSKSEVSELLAKTNLTLVDVEDDFLAPYGLYRSIPNALASPIRAIDKAVGGHPVTDHFASVSYWNTELR; from the coding sequence GTGAAAGGACAGGAGTGGTACCAGGCCGACGACGTCGCCGAGGAGTACGACGATAAGCGCTTCTCCAAGGGCGGACAGCTGATCGACCGCCGGGAGAAGCAGGCGGTCCTCGAGGCGATCATGCCCGTCGAGGATCGATCGATCCTCGAAATCGCCTGTGGTACCGGGCGATTCACGGTGATGCTGGCCGAGCAGGGCGCCGACGTCGTCGGACTCGACATTTCAGCGGCGATGTTACAGCAGGGGCGGACGAAGGCCCAGAACGCGGACCCGGCGGGAACCCTCGAGTTCCTGCGCGGTGACGCCGGACGGCTGCCGTTCCCCGACGATCACTTCGATACGGTCATCGCGATGCGGTTTTTCCACCTCGCGGACGACCCCGAGGCGTTCCTCCGGGAGATGCGACGCGTCTCGCGCGAGCAGATCGTCTTCGACACGTTCAACCGATTTAGCGCGCGCAGCGTCTACAACTGGGCGCTGCCGATGGGGTCGCGCCTCTACTCGAAGAGCGAGGTCAGCGAGTTGCTCGCGAAGACGAACCTAACGCTGGTCGACGTCGAAGACGACTTTCTCGCTCCCTACGGGCTCTACCGGTCGATTCCGAACGCGCTCGCGTCGCCGATCCGAGCGATCGACAAGGCGGTCGGCGGCCACCCGGTGACGGATCACTTCGCGTCGGTCTCGTACTGGAATACGGAACTTCGCTGA
- a CDS encoding radical SAM protein, with protein MTDPETLSVTIVDGYVDEPAHFGVPPYISTYPRYAAGALVDAGVPREQITYHTIDGLRDEPNRWRDVDEADLMIYLGGMTVPGKYVGGTPAEPDEVRKLAWTASGTSLMGGPVKFGVGDENAGATETERQDLDFDFVAKGDVEAAVHDLVENGLEGFNNRMRDVDEVSRWAQEGAFIVEQHPNHPEYLIAELETSRGCAYRCSFCTEPLYGNPSFRPPPTVVGEVDALSDYGVQHFRLGRQADILAYGGDGEAPNPDALRQLYSGIREVAPDLETLHLDNMNPITIVEWPEKSREGIRIIAEHNTPGDTAAFGLESADPVVQEENNLNVSAEECFQAVKIVNEEAGWRPGEEPADAPTFGDDAPRRLPKLLPGINLLHGLKGEREATYEHNMEFLQRVYDEGYMLRRVNIRQVMAFAGTDMSDTGAEIAKEHKKLFKQYKREVREEIDNPMLRRVAPPGTVLPNVHLEYHEDGRTFGRQLGTYPLLVGIPGERELGRTIDVAVVDHGYRSVTGVPYPLDLNDASMDELTAIPGIGDRTAGDLVINRPYESVADADVGTDLDLSRFATTVRGQGQERAN; from the coding sequence ATGACTGACCCCGAGACGCTGTCGGTAACGATCGTCGACGGCTACGTCGACGAACCCGCGCACTTCGGGGTGCCGCCGTACATCTCGACGTACCCGCGCTACGCGGCCGGGGCGCTCGTCGACGCGGGCGTCCCCCGCGAGCAGATTACGTACCACACGATCGACGGGCTGCGCGACGAACCGAACCGCTGGCGCGACGTCGACGAGGCCGATCTCATGATCTACCTGGGCGGGATGACCGTCCCCGGGAAGTACGTCGGCGGCACGCCTGCCGAACCCGACGAGGTGCGCAAGCTCGCCTGGACGGCAAGCGGCACGAGCCTGATGGGCGGCCCCGTCAAGTTCGGCGTCGGCGACGAGAACGCCGGCGCCACCGAAACCGAACGGCAGGACTTGGACTTCGATTTCGTCGCCAAGGGCGACGTCGAGGCCGCCGTCCACGACCTCGTCGAAAACGGCCTCGAGGGCTTTAACAACCGGATGCGCGACGTCGACGAAGTTTCGCGGTGGGCCCAGGAGGGCGCCTTCATCGTCGAACAGCACCCGAACCATCCCGAGTATCTCATCGCCGAACTCGAGACCTCCCGCGGGTGCGCGTACCGGTGTTCGTTCTGTACGGAACCGCTGTACGGCAACCCCTCGTTCCGGCCGCCGCCGACGGTCGTCGGCGAAGTCGACGCGCTCTCCGATTACGGCGTTCAGCACTTCCGGCTCGGCCGGCAGGCCGACATCCTCGCGTACGGCGGCGACGGCGAAGCGCCCAATCCGGACGCCCTCCGACAACTCTACAGCGGCATCCGCGAAGTCGCGCCCGACCTCGAGACGCTCCACCTCGACAATATGAACCCCATCACCATCGTCGAGTGGCCCGAGAAGTCTCGGGAGGGGATCCGGATCATCGCCGAGCACAACACGCCCGGCGACACGGCCGCGTTCGGCCTCGAGTCCGCGGACCCGGTGGTCCAGGAGGAGAACAACTTGAACGTCAGCGCCGAGGAGTGTTTCCAGGCGGTCAAGATCGTCAACGAGGAAGCCGGCTGGCGTCCGGGCGAAGAGCCCGCAGACGCGCCCACCTTCGGCGACGACGCGCCGCGTCGACTCCCTAAACTGTTGCCCGGCATCAACCTCCTGCACGGCCTCAAGGGCGAGCGGGAGGCAACCTACGAGCACAACATGGAGTTCCTGCAGCGGGTCTACGACGAGGGCTACATGCTCCGCCGGGTCAACATCCGGCAGGTGATGGCCTTCGCCGGTACCGACATGAGCGATACCGGCGCCGAGATCGCCAAGGAACACAAGAAGCTGTTCAAGCAGTACAAGCGGGAGGTCCGCGAGGAGATCGACAACCCGATGCTCCGGCGCGTCGCGCCGCCCGGCACCGTGTTGCCGAACGTCCACCTCGAGTACCACGAGGACGGCCGGACCTTCGGCCGCCAGCTGGGGACGTATCCGCTGTTGGTCGGGATTCCGGGCGAGCGCGAGCTCGGGCGGACGATCGACGTAGCCGTCGTCGACCACGGCTATCGCTCGGTGACCGGCGTCCCCTACCCGCTCGACCTCAACGATGCGTCGATGGACGAACTCACCGCGATCCCGGGCATCGGCGACCGGACCGCGGGCGACCTCGTTATTAACCGGCCCTACGAGTCCGTCGCGGACGCGGACGTGGGGACCGACCTCGATCTCTCGCGGTTCGCGACGACGGTCCGCGGGCAGGGGCAGGAGCGCGCGAATTGA
- a CDS encoding CPBP family intramembrane glutamic endopeptidase encodes MADWAAFTGITGVVLVLLLVLSHLTQSTFADVDSQTDSGSDSDGAEGIDADATGSGLDATTDADEPDPDLLPDADAFENSAGADTNVGSRADDRSRRTDERPNGGQRVGLENGSAYSGRHSRGPGDDAIDPGDLSTGMLLANVALSQGLFALVLLGAVIYTGVPADALGIEFSVPYLRQGLVLGTGAGLVLYVANELGAAAATRLGFDHDEELRELLAPDSLASWLVLLLGVLPIIAGFEELLFRAAIIGAVSTGFGVSPWALAVVSSLAFAVGHGMQGSVGVVVTGLLGFVLAAIFVVSGSFLVVVVAHYLINALEFAVHEGLDLEWANGLER; translated from the coding sequence ATGGCTGACTGGGCGGCGTTCACCGGTATCACGGGCGTCGTCCTCGTCTTGCTGCTCGTTTTATCCCACCTGACGCAGTCGACGTTTGCCGACGTCGATTCCCAAACCGATTCCGGTAGCGATAGTGACGGTGCCGAGGGTATCGATGCCGACGCGACCGGCTCCGGGCTCGACGCGACGACCGACGCTGACGAGCCTGATCCCGATCTCTTGCCCGACGCCGACGCGTTCGAAAACAGTGCTGGTGCCGATACCAACGTGGGGTCTCGAGCCGACGATCGCTCGAGGCGAACCGACGAACGCCCGAACGGCGGCCAACGAGTGGGACTCGAGAACGGCTCGGCGTACAGCGGGAGACACAGCCGCGGTCCCGGCGACGACGCGATCGATCCGGGCGACCTCTCGACGGGGATGCTGCTCGCGAACGTCGCGCTGTCCCAGGGGCTGTTCGCGCTCGTCTTGCTCGGCGCGGTAATCTACACGGGCGTCCCGGCCGACGCGCTGGGGATCGAATTCTCCGTCCCGTACCTCCGTCAGGGCCTGGTGCTCGGGACGGGCGCAGGTCTCGTCCTCTACGTCGCGAACGAACTCGGCGCGGCGGCCGCGACGCGACTCGGCTTCGACCACGACGAAGAACTGCGAGAGTTGCTGGCGCCCGATTCGCTCGCCAGCTGGCTGGTCCTCCTGCTCGGCGTCCTGCCGATCATCGCGGGCTTCGAAGAACTGCTCTTTCGGGCGGCGATCATCGGCGCCGTCTCGACCGGCTTCGGCGTCTCGCCGTGGGCGCTCGCGGTCGTCTCGTCGCTCGCGTTCGCGGTCGGCCACGGCATGCAGGGCTCGGTCGGCGTCGTCGTCACCGGGCTGCTCGGGTTCGTCCTCGCGGCGATCTTCGTCGTCTCCGGCAGCTTTCTGGTGGTCGTCGTCGCCCACTACCTCATCAACGCCCTCGAGTTCGCCGTTCACGAGGGGCTCGACCTCGAGTGGGCGAACGGACTCGAGCGGTGA
- a CDS encoding glycosyltransferase family 2 protein has translation MQLSVVVSTLNDREQLLSCLDALRERTPPATEVIVVNGPSSDGTTGVVRERSDIDVLVEISERNQNVSRNAGLEAATGDAVAFLDGEYTIEQGWHGAIERHLGDADGDENTSADVVTGPVTGEERFDDVDDPRDSRTVAGRDVTLFDGDNVAFDRTVLEALDGFDEYLETGGAWDCAHRVAALGFEVDWAMEMAVRRDVGTDGGTAERDWGAAYRSLAYRLAKNYGLRPTVLARTLGSALRDGVASVRGILSGDATPTGWLSNGIDVVTNVGGGLRDGVRARYTDRSTRRNPNGVSVRHDRAVRVYDRREHESS, from the coding sequence ATGCAGCTCTCGGTAGTCGTCTCGACGCTGAACGACCGAGAGCAGTTACTCTCGTGTCTCGACGCGCTCCGCGAGCGAACGCCGCCTGCGACGGAGGTGATCGTCGTCAACGGCCCCTCTTCGGACGGCACCACCGGCGTCGTCCGCGAGCGCTCGGACATCGACGTCCTCGTCGAAATCTCCGAACGGAACCAGAACGTCTCCCGGAACGCGGGCCTCGAGGCCGCGACCGGCGACGCCGTCGCGTTTCTCGACGGCGAGTACACGATCGAACAGGGGTGGCACGGCGCCATCGAACGGCACCTCGGGGACGCCGACGGCGACGAGAATACTAGCGCCGACGTCGTCACGGGACCCGTCACCGGCGAAGAGCGGTTCGACGACGTCGACGATCCGCGAGACTCGCGAACGGTCGCCGGCCGCGACGTGACCCTCTTCGACGGGGACAACGTCGCCTTCGACCGCACCGTCCTCGAGGCGTTAGACGGGTTCGACGAGTACTTGGAGACCGGCGGCGCGTGGGACTGTGCCCACCGCGTCGCGGCGCTGGGATTCGAGGTCGACTGGGCGATGGAGATGGCCGTCCGTCGGGACGTCGGCACCGACGGGGGGACCGCGGAACGCGACTGGGGAGCGGCCTACCGGTCGCTGGCCTACCGGCTCGCGAAGAACTACGGGCTGCGGCCGACGGTGCTCGCACGCACGCTCGGCAGTGCGCTCCGGGACGGCGTCGCGAGCGTTCGAGGCATCCTCTCGGGCGACGCGACGCCGACGGGCTGGCTCTCGAACGGGATCGACGTGGTCACGAACGTCGGCGGCGGGCTCCGGGATGGCGTTCGCGCCCGGTACACCGACCGGTCGACGCGGCGGAATCCGAACGGCGTCTCGGTTCGACACGATCGGGCTGTCCGGGTGTACGATCGGCGCGAGCACGAGTCGTCGTAG
- a CDS encoding NUDIX hydrolase, giving the protein MQRRLDLEPVAGHEPREIDDQPYDAAVLAPIVDRGEEDYLLFTRRADDLGEHPGQMSFPGGGAEPIDDSILETALREADEEIGLAPAEADVVGQLDDIRTVTEYAVTPFVARVPDREYERDGREVAEIVLLPLSGLLDPENYEYERREHPYYGDIVIHYFHVDGYTVWGATGRILVQLLELATDFEAPERIDRSQ; this is encoded by the coding sequence ATGCAACGGCGACTCGACCTCGAGCCGGTCGCGGGCCACGAACCCCGGGAGATCGACGACCAGCCCTACGACGCGGCCGTCCTCGCGCCGATCGTCGACCGCGGCGAGGAGGACTACCTGCTGTTTACCAGACGCGCCGACGACCTCGGCGAGCATCCGGGCCAGATGAGTTTCCCCGGCGGCGGCGCCGAGCCGATCGACGACTCGATCCTCGAGACCGCGCTCCGGGAGGCCGACGAGGAGATCGGCCTCGCACCCGCGGAGGCCGACGTGGTCGGCCAACTCGACGACATCCGGACGGTCACGGAGTACGCCGTCACGCCGTTCGTCGCCCGCGTGCCGGACCGGGAGTACGAGCGCGACGGCCGCGAGGTCGCCGAAATCGTCCTCCTGCCGCTGTCGGGGCTGCTCGACCCCGAAAACTACGAGTACGAACGGCGCGAGCACCCCTACTACGGCGACATCGTCATCCACTACTTCCACGTCGACGGCTACACCGTCTGGGGCGCGACGGGCCGGATTCTGGTGCAACTGCTCGAGTTGGCCACCGACTTCGAGGCGCCCGAGCGGATCGATCGGTCGCAGTGA
- a CDS encoding TRAM domain-containing protein, whose protein sequence is MEISEKLLCLFSTDVSAEEDRYVIEVPRQEVETGDIDPGEVYRVALISRDEAGGADTEASAQPQSAPSEPQPPVDVGETRYVEIEDIGKQGDGIARVERGYVIIVPGADVGERVKIEVTEVKSNFAVGEIIEETF, encoded by the coding sequence GTGGAAATATCTGAAAAACTCCTGTGTCTGTTCAGTACGGACGTGTCAGCAGAGGAGGATCGGTACGTCATCGAGGTACCGCGTCAGGAAGTTGAAACCGGCGACATCGATCCGGGCGAGGTCTACCGCGTCGCACTCATCTCGCGCGATGAGGCGGGCGGGGCCGACACCGAGGCGTCGGCCCAGCCACAGAGTGCGCCGTCGGAACCGCAACCGCCAGTCGACGTCGGCGAAACGCGCTACGTCGAGATCGAAGACATCGGCAAACAGGGCGACGGGATCGCCCGCGTCGAGCGCGGCTACGTCATCATCGTCCCGGGCGCCGATGTCGGCGAGCGCGTCAAGATCGAAGTCACCGAGGTCAAATCGAACTTCGCCGTCGGCGAGATCATCGAGGAGACCTTCTAG
- a CDS encoding SPW repeat protein, whose product MSETDRDGTLVLAERTAGLTAGISAFVMISVAVFTITGWIGIHNFLIGATMSALASIHALRISEDKPIIVLAGLLALLGIWTAAAPFVLGVSRPLVLQVNGVTGVLIAILSLVSAYGILQTSRAGRTTTSAGA is encoded by the coding sequence ATGAGCGAGACCGACCGCGACGGCACGCTAGTACTGGCAGAACGAACGGCGGGACTCACAGCGGGAATCAGTGCCTTTGTCATGATCTCGGTGGCCGTGTTTACCATCACCGGCTGGATTGGGATCCACAACTTCCTGATCGGGGCGACGATGAGCGCGCTCGCGTCGATCCACGCGCTTCGAATTAGCGAGGACAAACCGATCATCGTCCTCGCCGGTCTGTTGGCGTTGCTCGGCATCTGGACCGCCGCAGCGCCGTTCGTCCTCGGCGTCAGCCGCCCACTCGTGTTGCAGGTAAACGGCGTGACCGGCGTCCTCATCGCGATCCTGTCTCTCGTCAGCGCGTACGGGATCTTGCAGACGTCGCGTGCCGGACGGACGACGACGTCAGCGGGCGCATAA
- a CDS encoding DUF7388 family protein produces MLSPSTSADESESTVARAGLDAVALKPAECDVAAAASIPAETVAIDYEGREHLPDPETLATLASDGDAEVLVTTPVRADGFDPLGDDSLARALPDAVGRVLVAGHPAYLTDDECHRAVAPRLGAALEDEPDAWVGTENVERIAMATGATQYDLLTRTTERELRALRAAGFAGDVAIYAPTVLTDDEDAILDAVGAYVARRRPVAETLPDDAPTDASATGRAREVLLEAATDYALVGAEAEVREQTDALREAGATTVVGYPARGLEAFAE; encoded by the coding sequence ATGCTAAGCCCGAGTACCAGCGCCGACGAGAGCGAGAGTACCGTCGCCCGCGCCGGACTGGACGCGGTCGCGCTCAAACCGGCCGAGTGCGACGTCGCCGCCGCCGCGTCGATTCCCGCCGAGACCGTCGCGATCGACTACGAGGGCCGCGAGCACCTTCCGGACCCGGAGACGCTCGCTACCCTCGCGAGCGACGGCGACGCCGAGGTACTGGTGACCACGCCGGTCCGCGCCGACGGCTTCGACCCGCTGGGCGACGACTCGCTGGCGCGGGCGTTGCCCGACGCGGTCGGTCGCGTGCTGGTCGCGGGCCACCCCGCCTACCTCACCGACGACGAGTGCCACCGGGCCGTCGCGCCTCGCCTCGGCGCCGCCCTCGAGGACGAACCAGACGCCTGGGTCGGCACCGAGAACGTCGAGCGGATCGCGATGGCGACCGGCGCGACCCAGTACGATCTGCTCACGCGGACGACCGAGCGCGAACTCCGGGCGCTGCGGGCGGCCGGCTTCGCGGGCGACGTCGCGATCTACGCGCCGACCGTCCTCACCGACGACGAGGACGCGATCCTCGACGCCGTCGGCGCGTACGTCGCACGCCGCCGGCCCGTGGCCGAGACGCTGCCCGACGACGCGCCGACCGACGCGAGCGCGACCGGCCGCGCCCGCGAGGTGCTGCTCGAGGCGGCGACGGACTACGCGCTGGTCGGCGCCGAAGCCGAGGTCCGCGAGCAGACCGACGCGCTGCGCGAGGCCGGCGCGACGACGGTCGTCGGCTACCCGGCGCGGGGACTCGAGGCGTTCGCGGAGTAA
- a CDS encoding DUF7559 family protein: protein MPPTEEIVCTDDDCFLDLFENHYTYDVPDDFDVSELSCPVCGGTDCLEVVEL from the coding sequence ATGCCACCGACGGAAGAGATCGTATGCACCGACGACGATTGCTTTCTCGACCTGTTCGAGAATCACTACACGTACGACGTGCCGGACGATTTCGACGTGTCGGAGCTTTCCTGTCCCGTCTGCGGGGGCACGGACTGTCTAGAGGTCGTCGAACTCTGA
- a CDS encoding YkgJ family cysteine cluster protein → MQSLEAELDGARELSVDDLADAIESIGFECTRCGACCTGHGDEDHTATVFPDEARRLEDAAVDTDVTDGAVTLGKTDLVPPAAEREWRDVARPMPYGLADGDDGLEGETFEWALQTDGCGDCVFYAEDDDGTGACVAHEDRPLICRTYPFSVGFAGTSQPMGETVDSVALGAQGSAGSVGGADDTGDEGAGEAGVVHAHECEGLGRDIAREDAEDLARALKERAVRELEEAIAVRDNYAPANPDAGEVVVHDSEGAKRIDGTPLEADTETGSEGDRR, encoded by the coding sequence GTGCAATCGCTCGAGGCCGAACTCGACGGGGCGCGGGAGCTGTCGGTCGACGACCTCGCGGACGCGATCGAGTCGATCGGCTTCGAGTGTACCCGCTGTGGCGCCTGCTGTACGGGCCACGGCGACGAGGACCACACGGCGACGGTCTTCCCGGACGAAGCGCGACGGCTCGAGGACGCAGCCGTCGACACCGACGTGACTGACGGCGCGGTGACGCTCGGCAAAACCGATCTGGTCCCGCCGGCGGCGGAACGAGAGTGGCGCGACGTTGCGCGGCCGATGCCGTACGGACTCGCAGACGGTGACGACGGCCTCGAGGGCGAGACCTTCGAGTGGGCGCTGCAGACCGACGGCTGCGGGGACTGCGTCTTCTACGCCGAGGACGACGACGGCACGGGTGCCTGCGTCGCTCACGAGGATCGGCCGTTGATCTGTCGCACCTACCCCTTTAGCGTCGGGTTCGCCGGGACGAGCCAGCCGATGGGCGAGACCGTCGACAGCGTCGCGTTGGGGGCACAAGGGAGCGCCGGTAGCGTCGGCGGCGCCGACGACACCGGCGATGAGGGGGCCGGCGAGGCGGGCGTCGTCCACGCCCACGAGTGTGAGGGCCTCGGCCGCGACATCGCCCGCGAGGATGCCGAGGACCTCGCTCGCGCGCTAAAGGAGCGGGCCGTCCGAGAACTCGAGGAGGCGATCGCCGTTCGGGACAATTACGCGCCCGCGAACCCGGATGCGGGCGAGGTCGTCGTCCACGACTCGGAGGGTGCGAAACGGATCGACGGCACACCGCTGGAGGCCGACACGGAGACGGGTTCGGAGGGGGACCGTCGCTAA
- a CDS encoding MBL fold metallo-hydrolase, which translates to MEIRRCSVSPPSGTSAPGGETNAYVLGRDPAVLVDPAGRSAALDRLVADAKIEHIVVTHPHPDHVGALAAYAAETDATVWARTGRAAGFRAATGVDPDRELRPGTIIELEGTGTKGTGSLDERIRILDAPGHTSDHIAFEAGRNGPICCGDCAVRDGSVAVTAPEGDMRAYLTTLRRLRAIDPPRLYPGHGPPIDAPRDACERLLAHRRRRERRILEAIAGGATTLEAILDEAYDKNLTGVRDLAKATVVAHLEKLDVEDRLEWDGERARLTPDAVLDRNRADSD; encoded by the coding sequence ATGGAGATCCGTCGCTGTTCCGTCTCGCCGCCGTCCGGAACGAGCGCGCCGGGGGGCGAGACGAATGCGTACGTCCTCGGTCGCGATCCGGCGGTGCTCGTCGACCCCGCCGGCCGATCGGCCGCGCTCGACCGACTGGTCGCCGACGCGAAGATCGAGCACATCGTCGTCACACATCCGCATCCGGATCACGTCGGGGCCCTCGCGGCGTACGCCGCTGAGACGGACGCGACCGTCTGGGCCAGGACGGGCCGCGCGGCCGGCTTCCGAGCGGCGACCGGCGTCGACCCCGATCGAGAGTTGCGGCCAGGGACGATCATCGAACTCGAGGGTACCGGAACCAAGGGAACGGGAAGCCTCGACGAGCGTATTCGCATCCTCGACGCGCCCGGGCACACGTCCGATCACATCGCCTTCGAGGCCGGGCGCAATGGACCGATCTGTTGTGGCGACTGCGCCGTCCGCGACGGCAGCGTGGCTGTGACCGCGCCGGAGGGCGACATGCGCGCGTATCTGACGACCCTTCGTCGACTGCGCGCGATCGATCCACCCCGACTGTATCCGGGCCACGGGCCGCCGATCGACGCGCCGCGGGACGCGTGCGAGCGGCTGCTCGCCCACCGGCGCAGGCGAGAGCGGCGGATCCTCGAGGCGATCGCGGGCGGTGCGACGACGCTCGAGGCGATCCTCGATGAGGCCTACGACAAGAATCTGACCGGTGTTCGCGACCTCGCGAAGGCAACGGTCGTCGCGCACCTCGAGAAACTCGACGTCGAAGACCGCCTCGAGTGGGACGGTGAGCGTGCTCGTCTGACCCCGGACGCGGTGCTGGATCGGAACCGAGCGGACAGCGACTGA